A genomic window from Lycium barbarum isolate Lr01 chromosome 4, ASM1917538v2, whole genome shotgun sequence includes:
- the LOC132638602 gene encoding uncharacterized protein LOC132638602, translating to MAIMCFEKAGEKNWEKRAKAARFRAAAERIRDSNATEACSYLREVAEIFDSIGRFESAAECFYDLREYERAGHIYLEKCGNPELVKAVECFTLSGCYEHAARVYAKGNYLSECLSICTKGKCFDLGLKYVEYWKHDAAQCSTLGKRAEEIDKIEGEFLENCAFNYFELNDRGSMMKFVKAFPSIDMKCNFLKSRGCLDELLLLEEELGNFTEAAEIARMEGDILREADITRKAGDFDKASSLVLLYVLSNSMDLGK from the exons ATGGCCATCATGTGCTTCGAAAAAGCAGGTGAAAAGAATTGGGAAAAAAGGGCGAAGGCAGCTAGATTTAGGGCAGCTGCTGAGCGAATTCGTGATTCTAATGCCACAGAGGCTTGCAGCTACCTGCGTGAGGTGGCTGAAATATTTGACTCTATTGGGAGGTTCGAGTCGGCAGCAGAATGTTTTTATGATTTGAGGGAGTATGAAAGGGCAG GACACATTTATTTGGAGAAATGTGGAAACCCTGAATTAGTAAAAGCTGTCGAGTGTTTTACACTGTCTGGATGCTATGAGCATGCTGCAAGAGTTTATGCAAAAGGCAATTATCTTTCAGAGTGCCTGTCTATTTGCACCAAAGGGAAATGTTTTGACCTGGGATTGAAATATGTCGAGTACTGGAAACATGATGCTGCTCAGTGTAGTACTCTGGGGAAAAGAGCGGAGGAAATTGACAAAATTGAGGGGGAGTTCCTGGAAAACTGCGCTTTTAATTATTTTGAGCTCAACGACAGAGGTTCCATGATGAAATTTGTGAAAGCATTCCCTTCAATTGACATGAAATGCAATTTCTTGAAGTCTCGTGGGTGCCTTGATGAGCTGCTATTGTTGGAAGAAGAATTAGGAAACTTCACTGAAGCTGCAGAAATTGCTCGGATGGAAGGGGATATTCTTCGTGAAGCGGATATAACAAGGAAGGCTGGGGATTTTGACAAGGCatcttctcttgttcttctttatGTTCTCTCTAACTCTATGGATCTCGGGAAATAA